Genomic window (Daucus carota subsp. sativus chromosome 5, DH1 v3.0, whole genome shotgun sequence):
GTGTGGGTCCGCCCCTGGTTGTCTTAACATTTATCTTGTCTCAAATTTTCATTAGACCCGTATTCACATGTTTCGACCCATACTTTAAGTTATGTTTGTATCTTTATTTCACAAGTTATTGTCAAATTTTACATGCATTATTTGGtaaattttcatttgttttacatattattCTAGAACAGAATGTTGGAAGAGCTGCACTCAAATGGCAAAACTGTTGAAGATATAGTGCAGTGTTTGAAACAGGTTCCGGTTCATCCAAGGATTGTTGCAGCCATTAGATCTGTCCATGCTCTTGGGTATTGTACATCTGCTCTATTTTTAATGTCTAATTATATAGATAATGCAACTTCTCTTTCTTTGGTCAGAAATTAATAGTGCAACATAATGTCGGGAATTCAGATGTGATATGAAGGTATTGAGTGATGCAAACCAGTTTTACATTGAGACAATCTTGAAGCATCATGGAGTGCTTGACCTTTTTTCAGAGATCATCACGAATCCGACCTTTGTTGATGAAAATGGGAGGCTTGGGATCACTCCATATAATGATTCCTCAAATCCTCACAGTTGTAATCTTTGCCCTCCCAACTTGTGCAAGGTATGTTTTGTTCAATGCTATATACCTTATATGTGGTCTCTTGTGCTTTACATGGTTCCAGTGATATCACATACAGTATATTTAAGTTGATTAATTTTAGATcagtaaaaaattaaatttgttgattCCTTTTTAAGAAATTGTTTTAGTAAGGCCACACTCATAAGATTGTAGTCTATCTattgtttttttcatgtttgttGTCATTGATTGGCATTTGGTACAAAATGGCGCATCTATACTAAACTATAATAACCGATAAAATAGGGATAATTCGTAGTAGTGGTTTGGATAGATATTTTTTGTTATCACTAAATTACCCAATTACCCTATTCTATgcctttttataaaaacaaataaaaaattatactattttactcggactcttcattttgtcttCAAATACCCGTGTCAAAAACTCGACACTCGGACGGACACTTGGACTcagacacttattttaggcaAAAAATgtttacatttttaaaatattacgaAGATTGTCCCATGGACATGTATTAATGTCGGACACTTCTAGtcgagtccgagtaacatagaaattatataaacaatGAGAGACAAATCTACATGTCTCTTCTTAATTCTAATGTGTTCTACTCTTAAAGACAAACATGAACCATCATGTAACTCTTCTGAACTCTAATATATTCCACTCCAAGACAAACACGAACTATcgtgtaatttttttaactctaacgtgttTTACTCCAGTAGATTCTTAATTCTAATGTGTTCTACTCTTAAAGACAAACATGAACCATCATGTTACTCTTCTGAACTCTAATATATTCCACTCCAAGACAAACACGAACTATcgtgtaatttttttaactctaacgtgttttactccaatagaaacatGTTGCTAATACTTGATAAATAATTGCAttgctcgacacgtattttaaggcgcatataaaacatagttccataacttttttctgaaatttttcttttttttttttgtataaaaatttagatagtaaATATATGTTCAGAAGAAATAATTTAtctaactatattttattagagcattagaatgcgtgccgagctcTCGTCCCccgatgtaaacaattgaggggatggagggagtatcttttacCTTACAAATGAAAgagtaaaaaatatgaaaaatatgattttaaattaatcagaaaacatataaaaatatattaatattaggaAAATATTTATGGATAGATTATAAaaatgtttattgtttatactACCAATTCACGGtataaaaaaacattttaaaagcaaaaaatcttagagaaaatataaacaatCGATTAACTAATATCTAATCAAACTTCAATACATTATCATACAATTCCTCGTGCAAAATTTCGAATCACTAAACCACTGATAAAATgttctttaaaattaaattataagtgataaattttaaattatatactcCCCGTTTTGcgcacgggtttaaggctagtatTTATAAAAAACGAAAGAACTTGTTGGAGGTTGACCTTGCAATCTTGTTTGACAAAACTATAGTAAGATTGATCATATGTACCGAATTAAGGAGTCTCGTCCCATTCCTTCTATaggcaaaaatatatttactaccACAGAAGTAGGAAAAAAGATGAGAGCCAAGTTGTAAGTTAATGGGGTAAAACTGTAAAAGAGTAAAATACTAAATGTATGTTTCACCTATCATTGTCATCACTGCAACAAATTTCAATTAGCTAAGTCATTTACCCTGTAGTCAAGACAGTAGATAAGTGTAGACGGGATTACACTTTTGCCTGTCCATTTATGCATGACTTTTGATAGAATTCCGGAATTACATGGGTAAGAAAAGGTCACCTATGCTGTTTCAACTGGGTTTAGAGGAAAATAGTGATAAGACTATACATATGCGATTCCCTCATTCTCTGAATTTAGAACATATATCGCACTGTTAACCCTTATTTAGTGGACCCACAAATTTAAGTACTAAACTCTGAGAAGTTTAAGCTGCAATGGGTGATTAATTACACAGAGAAGATTTCAATTGAGGGTACTAAATTTTGAAGCATCATGCATCCtccaactaaaataaaaaaataaaaaagaagttTTAAGACACAGATGGCACAAAACTGAAAGAAATCAGAAGACAGCGGATAAGGATGAAATGGAATAACAAATGAGTTGAGTGAGGAGCATTATGATGGCTAAATGGATTGCAAGTTTGAAAGGAGAACTTCACTTTAATTCCTCCACATCCATTGAAAATCAAGTATTTTAAACATATATCTTAGATGAGTACTGTTTCACATTTGCGTGTAATAGTGGAAACTAAGTGACATCTACATTTTGGATCAAGGTATAGGACCTTGTAGATTGAAATATATTCCAATTCTTGCCCTTTAAGGGATGTCATTTTCTATTCTCTCTACATTTCCCTGTTTTGTTTagttgatttataaaatataaaaaacactGAGAGCTCAATTAGACAGAGAACTCCTGATATCATGTGAACATAGATGAGGAAATATTTCTTGCCTTCTTATTTCTTATGAACCTTTGAATACATAATCTTCAATCTAAGCATCAGGAATGTAAGAAACAACTACTAAAagggttatttttaaaaatctgcgGCTACTAGCAATAATTTTGCTTCTAACAGCTAGCTAAAATCTGCACCAATTAGCAGGAAATATGCCATAATAAAAGCTAAAAATCTGCAATCAAACTACCGCTCTGTTGCCACGAAAATAGCTTTTAAGCAGCTGTTCCTAACTGCTTGTTTTGACTGCGTCTGTAATAATAATGACAAATGGGAATCACCTGGGCACTTTGCTGTTGGCCCggcttattatttataataccaAGAATATCTCCTGGAAGTTTTTTACTAGCTACTTTTTTCTCATTGCAATAAAGCCCCAATTCACATCGAAGAAAGAAAGATACATGGATTTTTTGGGGTCAGGCGTATTGCTCGCCCAGATCTTGAAGGTTCAATTTTCCAACCATACTGGGTTTATATTTGAGAACTTAGACACAAACTGAAGTTGACTGTAGGCTTATACAAAGTTTACAGTTCTTGTTAGTGGTCAAAGTTATATTCCTATGACAAAAGGACATTTACCCTAAACTAATGAATTACCCTTCGTCCTGACTATAAGAATTGAAGGAAtggttaattttattttatttttgccaAAAAAGAATGGTTGATTGAGCGCGTCTCTATTGAACATTTTGATCTTGATTCCCCCTCATGCTAAATTTTGTATTACATAAAGTCCAACACCGTTGCCCTCTCTATGTGAGGTGGTTACATGGTTGATATTAGAAATACTGAAGACTACATAGAAGATAGGAACTTTGGTCTAGCAAGCGGTAACTGGCACTCGACTGCTTTCTGATTTAATCCTTACATGTTTTAGGTGATTTATTTGTTAGATAATGTTTTCTACTTAATGGGAAATAGCAGTTAAGGAGTAAACaattttaattatcaatttCCAAAGACGCATGCGATTTGGGGGAGATGGGCTCTTTCCCATGCAGAGTATTATCCTCGTCGTTCAAATTTTTGAGGAACCTTCCTTTGGTTTCTGCATACTGTCTGTTTATAGACTAGACTATACTACTATTTTTTAATGTCTATTTGTAGAATTTTAACTGTTCTATTCTTAATGACTTTGGTTGCTATCCTCGTAGCACTCATGTCGACTTCAACATCTTAGTTGTGATCTACTAAAAGTGAGAGTTATATTGTAGACTATCACTAAATTGTGAATTGTAGCCTAGTAGCTATCTCTCTTCTCCTGGTAACAAGAATTTGATATTGAACCTTGTAGGAGTTTGTAATTGACCGATACCAATAAAGAGAAAGTCAAAAAATGAAAGAAGCATGTCCATTTTTGATGTGTACTAGTTAAGTATCTTGCAAATTGTAAGTTGTGTGGTTTGGTTCAAGTTTGAATCAGTTCTTACTTTTAATCACTGATCTTTAGTTAAAATATAGGTTCAGTCAGTTTGATTTTGTAACAAAAAGTTTTGGTTATTGTTTGACTGTTTTCATGTCAAATCTTACAACTTTTCTTATGCATCTGCAAATGTTGTACTGCCAGTAACACTTTAATTAGGCATGTGATTGTGATAAATATCTTTTGTTAAGCAAATAAACCTACAGAGTAAAGAAAATTTCCATCAAAGTATATGCTCGTTGCATGTACATTACATAAGATCTGATGCAGATGTTCCAATTGAAATTACCACCATCTTGCCGTTTGGTGCTCCTTTATTATGTAGTAGTACTGAAGAAATCTAGAAACTTAAGCTTGTTGTCATGCATCTATTgaacttttatatttaattttcatgttTGTCTTTGGATCCTCTGCCATTGTCTATAACACTGACAAAAAGTCAAAAACCATTGCTTCACTGTAGGGTCTTGTGATGGAGCAGATCCAAGCTTCTTGTTCCAGCAAGGGGAAATATATGTTTATCTACCTTGGAGATGGGAAAGGTGATTACTGCCCAACTTTGAAGCTTGGAGAAGGAGACCATGTGATGCCAAGAAAGAATTTTCCATTGTCTAAACTCATCTGCGACAATTCAACCCTTGTCAAAGCCGAAATTCATGAATGGGATGATGGAGAGGAACTTGAAGCAATCCTACTCAGGCTTATTGAAGCTGAAACTAGCATCACAACTCCAAGTAGCAGAAGTAGCCATCTTTCTAGGTCATCTGATTGAAAACATTAGGCTATTTCAGTGACATTGCAATACTTATTGTCGGGGGATGATTTgtcaagatttaagaacaagtACAACCGGACAAGCTATAAATTCAAAGGCTCGTCCCATTGATTCAAAGTACAACCGGACAAATCATAGTGACTTAGTATTGCAATATCACAATTACACTGTGTTACAATTTGATTGAGTGCATTGTGATTTGAATTTTAAGACGTGAAACATAGTGACTtagtttaataaatatcaaccatttttttttcttttatgaatAATAGATATCGAACTTTATACTTGAACAAAACCCAGTATTTCTGGAGTTCAAGGAGGCTAGACAGTCAACAAGGCTGGGAGTCCTATTTTTTTTTGGCCAGCGCATTTCCACGAATAAAAGATAAGAGTTACTCTCTTAATTTTAATTGGAGTTACTCTCTTAATTTtaattgggttaattatcaagttggtcactgaaatgggcttaatgtatcaagtttgtcactgaactcaaaacggtatcaagatggtcactgaactcaaaacggtatcaagatggtcactgaagtggccataaatatcaaacaagtacttgaaatatgagttcaagcagtgaaaatattatttataaagttttactcacaaaatcaagtaaaaagttatgacttctaatatttatgataatatatttagattttatcaagtttatttattctttatttttaactaaaacaaagaaattactatataataaaatataaataataaataaacttgatagaatataaatatattattcagaTGATAatattaagcccacttcagtgaccaacttgataattaaccctaattttaatttatagatatattacTTATTAAATTTAAGAGGTGTCTCCGAATACAACTATTCTCTaattgggttttatatcaaactggccacccatttcgtcaaaaaatctcacttgacccacctaaaaaatttcggactcatttaagtcactataaaccaaatatatatcattttacccacttcaTTATTCATAcatttttacttaattatttataaaaaattaaccgtttatttttttactacaaaaccacttcgagtactttcataatagttcctggtatttattaaaataatttgggaatttctaaagcaacatagccatgtagttaaataaaatatatagttatagatatagttatatgatcatcctagctatgttgctttaggaactcccaaattattttgataaatacttgGGACTATTAtcaaagtactcgaagtggttttgtagaaaaaaaataaacggttgattttttataaatgtttaagTAAAGAGCTATGAATagtgatgatatatattttgtttatagtggcttacatgagtccgaaattttttgggtgggttaggtgagattttttgacgaaatgggtggacagtttgatataaaacccttcTCTAATTATGCAAAATATTTCTTCTGAAGTCTAAAATCAACAAATGTCTTGATTGATACTTAAaaactctgttctaaaagtcggagattaatcacgattagtcaccgattaatccatATTCCGTAGCTcatcgaactgattaaatatccgattaatcaattaatcatcCAATTAatcccgatcaattcaattaatttccGATAAATCCTTGTTCCGTGAGTTCactgattaagtccgattcccgctttttacaacactactTAAAAAGAGCTGAGGGGCTgacgggaaaaaaaaaaaaaaagagctgaAGGGAGTGTGCAAGTCTTGAAGAATCAAATTACACTATTACTTAGCTTCCACAATCTGTTACTGGGGTCGCGCTTAATACACAACCGatgcttaaaataaaatcatggaATCACTGAGGTTCTGTTAAATGACCCTATATTTTTAAATCATGGAATCACTGAGGTTCTGTTACAAGACCCTATATCTTACATAGATTTTcgggatctaaatctaaatacatgtttttttcatcgttcagtgtgttcaaaagtaatttcaaaatattatacataaataagacattttttcatgtgcagttctgctgcaaaaccctaactaatactagaaataagttAAAGGTTCCAATGTATCTATGTTTAATGGTTCCATGTGGAACATGACCCTCTGTTACTAagctttcataatttatttatttggtaaATTCTTTTTGGAACGTCCCGAAAAtgaataagggtcatataaaatggatCGGAAGAAGTAATTTATTTCTAGACACGGTATGTGTAAAagggaatttcaaaaaaaatttaaatatatttagtgGTAATTAGATAGATAACTTATTTGATGTCAGCTATTTTTAAAGGAtttctcttctctttttttttttctagtcgTATGATCTTATAAGAAAAACCTATACTAGATTACTagcaaacaaatattaaaaaattgtaacaAACAAATTATCTGTTTGCTAACTTTTTcgttaacttttttttaaaatttaacggAATGATATATATAGGTTGTGTTTTTGATGGGTTTAAAAACCCGACTTCTGGGTTTGTAAGTAAATGTACTTATTTGTAcagtttttgtaaaaaaatcaagaagtacatgtaaaaaattgaaaataataacttttgtttcatgacttctacttctttctcaaaaactttaatcacttataagtattAACCTGCTTCTAACTTtcactttatttttttaatttaagtaagaaacacttatgtaagtctaaatgtaaagacaaccctatctgttacattaggatgataactcaacaataaaacaggacaagtaaataacactacgcctgcaccggaatcggaaaatacgaagacaaaggttgaagaagtcatctacagtcttgaaggaataagttcactggaagaagttcattaatatgttcatgcctcagtgaagaataaagattgaagcattcaagattgtggaagcaatgaagatattgtccaagtactcgaaagatttcagtgcaacccctgaagcaagatatatctatatatcttggttggttatttataatcaacaaactgaagcataaactaacccggaaccgactgatcaatgtttgctgacaaagacggtacaatgtttgacttcagtgttagtcgcttgtgaagcAGACCAGTGCATTAAGCGTCAGCACATACGAAGTTATGcagagtatttatcaatcgaagaaattgatcaagttaacaagtcatttgttccaaagccaatccaagccaaatgcctagcctctgcaagatatgccaaagcttactgctcaaatgccatatgtcaaagtttccatagaaagccatatcaggaagtgacattttatatatgtgtgcacttatatatttgtatatgtacaaatataattatatatgtatatttagttaaatataatatatataatatatatgtatatatgtttttaaacatatgtatatgtatatagtatatgtatttatattttatataaacatttatatatttaagtgtatatatatattatattatgtgcctaaatatatttatatttagagagagctatatatatctttatatatatatttatatttatatttacacatagttatatgtatattatatatatttaaatatatgtgtatatatattactatatgtttatataaatattatatatatgtatatatttatatatacctttcttcatatatttatatttataaataactatatatatctctatatatatttatatatatatgtatttgtatttacatataattgtatattatatatatttgaacgGTTTTTCTCCCATGTGTCCAAGAGCACACGCTAAGAGTCATACATTTTCACTTTTCAATGATAATTAATGTCAGTCAGCTGTATTTTAGCTTATCCCCATAGAAACTGATAATTATCTCACACCTAACACTGCTTCTACTTAACCACGGTTAAAGGCCTCAttcacttttcttttttcttttttttttttcatgttcacAGACTTTCTCACGTTCTTTTGTATCTACttttatttcaataataaacatgtttaatactttattagtctatatctaaaaaattaattcaaaaatattttattaataataattttatatattgatacaaacactc
Coding sequences:
- the LOC108221906 gene encoding thiamine phosphate phosphatase-like protein isoform X1; protein product: MMEGKVIIFDFDRTIISDDSDRWVIVQMGLTDLFNHLRLTLPWNELMNRMLEELHSNGKTVEDIVQCLKQVPVHPRIVAAIRSVHALGCDMKVLSDANQFYIETILKHHGVLDLFSEIITNPTFVDENGRLGITPYNDSSNPHSCNLCPPNLCKGLVMEQIQASCSSKGKYMFIYLGDGKGDYCPTLKLGEGDHVMPRKNFPLSKLICDNSTLVKAEIHEWDDGEELEAILLRLIEAETSITTPSSRSSHLSRSSD
- the LOC108221906 gene encoding inorganic pyrophosphatase 1 isoform X2, which codes for MLEELHSNGKTVEDIVQCLKQVPVHPRIVAAIRSVHALGCDMKVLSDANQFYIETILKHHGVLDLFSEIITNPTFVDENGRLGITPYNDSSNPHSCNLCPPNLCKGLVMEQIQASCSSKGKYMFIYLGDGKGDYCPTLKLGEGDHVMPRKNFPLSKLICDNSTLVKAEIHEWDDGEELEAILLRLIEAETSITTPSSRSSHLSRSSD